The sequence aaggaggaaggagggtcatttccaggcagcagtcaggggtggcgagcagcaggctcgagaggatgtgcccttggctcaggcagcccttagaggcaaggacAGGTTGTTTGGGctctttgaagaggatgggaaggagggacataagtgcctgaagagagaaggactgcaagggacggagcagttattcccggttccatttctgaagcttccaagaaagcttgtccttgggggctacacagcagtggctactggagtgctcaggacagtgggtaatggtgtgtcctggagcctgtccttggagctgacgctgctgctctccttggtgcctggagaaaaagtctcaaCTGTGGGCTCCTCGAGTTTTCTTTTGGGCATGTTGTGCAGTCCTGAGTGTCCTGTGGCACACatccccgcggtgtgtatttgcagcatgcttccaGGAATTCACTCACATTCTGCGAAGAAGGAATTACTGGGCAGGAGGACGCAAATGCCAGAAGCTCGAGCAGCAGCTGCGTGACCTGTACATGGCCATCAGAAGTCAacagaggtaggtgctcctgatggaggtccttcttttgccagcttgctttctgccaaagcattgtGCTCTGGGCACTGGCTGTAGAAgggcccttcccatgggttctgCTTAGCCTTGTCGGACTTTCCCTggggctttgctttcagaaatgccacttgTGCACTAGTTTTACAATATATCTGTAACTCCTGCACTCTCCATGAACACACTGCTCTTTCTGGTGGCCATGGAAGCACTGAGCCTTTCTGTAATACGAGATGGAGAgtttttgctcagctgtgtgattattcagatgcttggtctgaacaagaaagggatgttcagccttgctcaactgcctttcagagcaaaagggtgctgacaggaaggtttAGGGAAAGGATGAGCGCAGGGACTGAGAAAAACGTTTCCTTCTGGtaaaacagatgtattgcagcccccactgctctctctcatcctccctagcaggcTGACCGACACATttccctagagtttagtgagctgccttcccctgggcTTCCCTCCCTTGAATTCTCTATAGGCAGGAACTGCTCTCTTAACTCAGACTCTCGACTCTTGCCCtcgacaaaagcctgccagagcttttagcCATTCTCCCCTATTCCCCCACAGCTGTtgttgtgtagaatggaggggctgcagagcaagagcaaggcttgtttctgcaattctgagaggcagcttcttctctgaagcatggaaacatgggctgcccttgtgagcagcaagatcctttccttggcagcatctcacctctctttctcacctttgcagatgaaggtgATGAGGGAATCAATGTTCACAGCCACTAGAGCGGCTCCTTTTTTGTCCTCTactcctcttccaagtatttttccaacgtgagtactttgccttgcttctttccccccTGCCTGATGAAGGGAGCAGCCACCCAGCACAGGTtggttagggctgcattgccagggctggggcaggctgctctgaaagtgctttgggagcaaggcTTCCCAGCGGCtgagtcccagtgacctgcacgcATGCTCCGCCTTCATATGGGCTCTGTCTGTGGGGAAGGGttcttcagagctctgtgctggctcccagcTGCCAAAGGCTTTGTGCttgactgccttgatgcctttctctttctttgacactgggagcccagcaaccatccattgcccatccctgaacagagagtctttggggccatggagcagtggctaatgcatgTGGCAGGACAGGGGTAGTGGTATGAGTTGGAGCCTGTCctgtagctgaccctgcttcTATCCtcactgcatggagagaaagtcaTGCTGTGGGCGAGCTTAGAGCTCTCTTTCGGGCATGATGTGCAGCCCTGAGTGTTTTATTTGGGGGTAGTCTTCACAGCTGTTGATGTACCTGCAGTCAGTGGAacccctgtgcttctgctgcagcactgccttctgctgcagaagcaggtgcccagcttgtgagggGGGAGTGGAGatcctactccccctgtgctcataccaCCTCCCCGTGTgtatatttgcagtccattcccagtctcctcacagtgctctgcacagaatgcagcagcaggtggaaagaaaCCACGTCCAGAAGCTAGGGTACGTGCTACACAGCCTGTGAATGTAGGCCATCAGAACACAGGAGTGGTAAGTGTTCCTGACTGGGGTCCTTCTTGTGCTAGCCTgcattctgcaaatgcattGTCCTGTGGTTGCtggttgtacaagagcccttccagtgCCCTTCTTTGAGCCCTGGCTGACTTTGTCCACTGGCTGcatggtgggagggaactgctagctcttgtgtgtgtcttgggtgcccttgagtgctgggcttttgcgggcgtgaggggaagaaggcgggtgcccagggccagaaggggaagcggccaccccggaggcttggtgccagcagcgtccatggccacctgggctgtagcacccgggaactagtggagttgcagagcctgagggcaggtaggaaggagagcagcagagcccagaggctggccttgaggcgagcaggcttccccttctgcagagacctgctagggggacgccaggggaggcagctcagaagggcaaaggagctcaagaaagctggcaggcctttaagctgctgaaggagagcctcctccaagtgccactctgctccaccttgacactccagcaagcccaagtcagggcaaagcctgcggcccctcactagcaatggcgattctggaggaccaggcttcatcgttCCATCTGGTGCGTGCGCATCTGCAAaggcaggagctttgcttgagcgcctgctcagggagactttcatcagcacttcaTGAGCAttgagtccccttctctctgcagactgacaagcctcggtaaggatccgcacctcagaccagcttctagcctctttgtcctccacgcattttccattccccccacagcaggagctgcgagagaaagcgcccatcacagaatcatcgaagggtggaggttggaaggggcctctggagatcatctcgtccaacccccctgctcaagcagggtcacctacagcacactgcacagagtGGCCAAGCGTTAGACACTGTGTTTATCGATAACTGTGCGGTCTAGGCTTGTagttaatctccttttttaggCTTTCTTACTTTCAGGTTGGTGCTTGGGatctgaggcaaaggcaggaagggttttggagcagctgaggttgtCCGCTGGCCCGCGCTCACAGAGCGGTCTGCTGTAACTCGTTGTGCTCCCTTTCAGCGGCCAGCGgtgcttttattcctccctgctcctcgtggtgaggtttgcaggcaggagcaacacgtttggccaggctctgccgtggggcagccggggggTGTGCCCGCACGCGGCTGTAGTGGGAGCCGAGCAGGGGAAGGGTACGGCCGGGTGTGGGCACGGCCGGTGGCGGCCAAGGCGGGCGGCAGGGTGCGGGGGGCGTCGCGGCCGCCGCGCTTGGGCCGCCATGGCGCCTGGCGCCGCTTGCGGCCGGGTCGGGCAGGCGCCGTCGGCCAGGGCGTCCGGGGCGGCTGCGCGAGCGTCCCCCTGGCAATGGCatccccctggcaacggcgtccccctggcaacggcaTCCGGCTGGGATCGGCGTTCCCCTGGCAATGGCatccccctggcaacggcgtccccgCCCCCGCGGAACTGCCTCCAGTGACGTCACGGGTCCGCGCGACCAATcgttggaggcggctgcggtgaGGGCAGCTGCGGTGAGGGCGGTGGGCGGAGCCTGGGCctggggcggggcctgggcgccctcgggggcggagcggagcggagcggcggtgtcgcCGCCCTCCCGGGGCGCCTGCTCGTTGCGGGGCCGAGTCTGCTTGTGGTCGGCGGGGTTTGGctgcgggggagccggggcgtgCGCGCTCAGGGCCTGTCAGCGAGGcctgggagcgcggcgggccgctGGCAGGTGACAAGTGTCCGTGCGTGTCGTGGTGTGTGCCAGagtggggggggtgtggggaagggtctagggtggtggaggtgggagagggctgTGCGTGTGAAATCCTGTCATTTCAGTTAAACCGCGTGTTCTCTGAGGTAACTCttgtatgtttgtgttcagCGAGGAAGTAGCTGAGAGGTTTTGAAGCCTGTGGCCGGGGGAGGCGTGGCAGTTTCCTGCGCtgatgggaggagcagggaaagtggccagtgttactgctgttgtgtgcGGCATTTTGTGGCGTAAAGGCGGGGGGGTGTGCGGAGGGTCTGGAGACGGACACGGGCGGgggttttcagtaggaaagcgGCCGGGCTGTGCACGGGCGAacgttgtttttcaaaagcggAGTCGTCTCctccgcccccctccccgccgccgttAACGGCATCTCCCCGGCAACGGCGttgccccccgccccgcccctccccccgcagAACTGATTCCGGTGACGTCACGTCCGCGCGACCAATcgttggaggcggctgcggtgggggcggcgggcggggcctgggcctgggcctgggccgcggcgccctcgggggcggagcggagcggagcggcggtgttGCTGCCGACTCAGGGCCTGGCAGCGAGGCCTGGGAGtgcggcgggctgccggcgggtgACAAGCGCGcccgcgtgtgtgtgtgtgtgtgtgtggcgtGGTGTGTGCTAGAGTGATGAGAGGAGTAGAATATGTAGGAAgcgttatttctgttacatagggcattttgtggtgtaaaggggggagggtgtggggagggtacagagctgtcctgagctgacagaaggagataggtgggtgttttcagtaggaaaactgccaggttgtgcaagatgttttcttggtctgttttccttgcttggagaaggcagtgttGCCTCAGCATTccgaaaaatgctatttctcaaaaacgctgttggaatctggctctcttttctgtcctctgtacctcagtggagaaaatggaaactgtttcactgtgaagaggtgacagtgcttatgcagtttataagaggaatattgtttggggttttttgtttttgttttttgttttttgtttttaaaccactgaaGCTCATTCTTAACACTACACACGATTTGGTACCTCAATGTGAAGtccttttatgtaatttctttttgcttttttacttttttaaaggtcttgtaCAGAGTGAGAATCtaactgtatataaattttcaatctttaactttctttgtgtgcttcctgttgcagacaatggcggcagaacagatttctgcagcttcgcTCCTTGACAGGACTGTGAAGATTAGGAGGGAGGCTGAAGAGCGGAAAGTGGTCTGGGCCTGGGGCCTCCTTAATATGTCTGTTGGGGGGATGATATATACTGACATGTATGTTGATTGTTATATCTGACTCAACTAAGTAAAGCATTCTACTttgtatatgcttaaatatttcataggacccagttactgttaaattgatcgcttcttccttttctttttaggactgGAAAACTTATAAGTTCCTATTACAACATCGCATTTTGGCCGCTCTGGTATATTGGTGAGTTGTCACAGCATATGAATTAGTTTTAGGGAAGAGGGAAGGTTTCAGCCTTCATTCTTCTTGctggggaaagcatttttaaggtttggggtttttcgttgttgttgttgttttttaataaccaagcttcattttgttttcctttatcccttttggtgctgttggaatttcatcattttagtgacaagtaagaaagagtgtgaagaacaggtttcctaccttaaatgtgtttaatgtgtgCAATAAGGCTTTGGGGAATAGTTGAAATAGTAGCGTTGTGTTGTATTGTAGGGCTGCaggacatttccaaataatcaaatttggtttcaaatgaGTAGGCTCAAAAGTAATTGTATCTAATACTATTAgcggatgaaaaggaagaagagtgagagCAATGTCAGGTAACGAGTGACAGAAGGTTTGGCAGAAGACACTTGATAAATAGCATGAAACttcattgcagtgctttgtatcctgtctggaaaatacctttcgcttttacaaatacatattgtagcaacagaaatgaatttcaatatagaaaggaaatttatctctaatggttcttgcatgaaaaggagaagttgtCTTACGTCCGTGCTCAGACTGGCAGTTATTGGTAGCCCTAACAATAAACTATTCTTGATTTGtgtataaacttgttttctcagatcaTTTACTGTTACTCCTGTTTATGGTGCCTAGCATGataaaaacctttgtgtttgttctagagcttgcgcttgtatccctgttcagtctgaatgccttatttgatttttggatgtacTTCAAGTACACAATGGCACCAACTACCTTGGTCATGACTCGTAGACAGCAGATCCTTCTAGGGATGCAGAATGCAGGTAGgtgttataaattataaatactttttttaaagatgatatctTTCTCAAGCCCATGAATCTTTAGTGAAGTGAGTTCTCAGTTACCTCATCTGACAAGAGCAGTAAGATGAACTAACTGCAgcctataaaaattcaaaataaaagtgataaattgaTGAGCAATTaaggggagaagtggagaggaagCAACCAATACAAAAGGAGAGTGGGCTGTTAAAGGGCAGTGAGAGAGTCTTAAACTTTATGAAGCTGGACAAGGAATTTGTAACCTATAAATGGGATTGAGAACAAGGCAGAGTGTAtaggtttgtatttaaatttggtatCCTACTATCATCATACTGACTGGAGAGCgccaaattagaaagagaaaagagaccttagtgtgcagtctgaaaatgacaggctagagagcagttgctctgaaaagttctgaaCGTCTAAGTGATGTTgtcaaatatagaaaaacttggcagagtttgaaaatacagcaaaagcaaggtgcTAGTACAATGTGTTACATACTACTAGGCtgcctccagagaaagagcGGCAGATACGGGAGTAGGGTTATATCACCGCAGCTGAGGAGTGTAATATCTGGGTTTGCACAGGTAAATGAGACATTAGATGTGCTAAAGACACATGAAGCAGGCAGGTAGAGTAGCTGaccaaataagttaaataattgCCTCGGGCTATGCAAAGGTGCTTGgtagaatttaactgaaattttaaattgtaaaatttGTATTGAATTATGATCACGTGtcccagttttctgatttttatgtctttggggTTGACTGCTGAATCCTGTAGGGGTCAGACTAGAATAGTCTTTTTAGTGTCCTAGAATTTCCTTAAGGGAAGagagttgtgtatgtgtgttttgctgtgtatttaaagtgaggaggagagttctgggctgctgcatgtacagtgctgattgtggttttttttgcttattgcagCGGTACAAATAATTCCAGCACATGAGCTGGCAGCGAAGAAAGTCCCTTCTTCTACGCCTTCTCCTAGAGTCCAGGGTCAAACTGTGCTGAGTTACAGCCCATCCCGGCCCTTCAGGGCCAGTCCAAAGTTTACTTCTGGTTGTATCTCAGGGTACAGCCCTCAGCGGCAGGCTCTGTCAAGCAACAGCGCTTCTTATAGCAGTGCTTTAACCTATTcaccaagcagcagctacagtaaGGTAATGACCAAGGTGGCTTCAAGGGGAACggtttggctttgcttatcGTGTCCTTGTGTTGTGCTGTAAGCCATTGGAGGTGTGCGGCCGGCAGTGGAgggtcctgtgtgtgtgttcgctttgtttgcaaagcagatgaaatttgtcttgtcagtattcatcctctttccctggtgttaatttatttgttttagagtagCTAGAttctttcagagcacagcaaaaataagaaactagaatgtaactacaaaatagcaaaaaccttCCCCCAAACGagagcatattttatagcagcaatCAGCAGAGTAATCAATTCTTATGTTGAGTCGATCTAttcatttagtttataaagtcaaaatggaactctcactttcctcatgtgacacaactgtttgcttttgtttcccaaagctttccagcttcagctcttctcctacTGGTTCACCATATGCCTCAAGTGTTGGGCCAGTGGAAAGCACCGGGCTAAGGTCTCGTTGCCACTTTTCACCAATGCGGTATAATTCCCGTATGAGTCAAGATGATGAAATCACAGACcgcaagtcactgcaaaagtacCTTCGAAgcgaagaagagaaacagcgtAGACTTCAATTGGGTACGTAAATAACTTCATGTAGCCTGAAAAGCTTGGCAAGGAGGGGATGTTGGTTTTATTGATGAGGAGTGGatgagaaaagttggaaaagattcctgcacagaaagagagctgctgaagtactAGTCTATATTATAGATATACTAATAATCTCTGTAGCATTTGTTGTGTATAGTGGACTACAATGAGTTGAAGGGCTTTATCACCTCGATGAGAGGGATATTttgtggagaaggcagttgaGCTAAAGGTGGTGAATTACCTGCAGGCAGTTTTTGTCTGGGATAGGGACAGTGCcttattaatataaagatgaaatcagtgtttatgcagacagattttggtgtatgtatttatgataattCATGAGCACATCTCTCCTGTCAAAGCCTTAATATAGTGACCTATTGCCTGCAGTGTTGCTTCTGTGATTACTTGGTGATAATTTTATGGCTGTTCAATGtcatttcagcaagttcatgttccagctctccttccagcagcccaaCCTTTTGGAACTACAGCCGTTCCTTAGTAGAGCAAGCACAGGTGCTGAGAAAGTACCAGTATCAGGTGGCTTACATGCCCCAAGCTCCATCAGCACACAAGGACGAAGCTCGTCTGagctctccactgactgcagaagaagtaagctcagcaccaaaggagccaagagagaaaaacagggctcTAAAATATGTGGCTCCATCCAAATGTGAACTCCGTCAACGGtgctagaaagggagaaatcctaTAGCATTTAACCATCTTCATACAGCTTGTAAGACTTTTTGCCACAACgggtatacatttcaaatt comes from Rhea pennata isolate bPtePen1 unplaced genomic scaffold, bPtePen1.pri scaffold_33, whole genome shotgun sequence and encodes:
- the LOC134154680 gene encoding transmembrane protein 209-like, producing MASPWQRRPPGNGIRLGSAFPWQWHPPGNGVPAPAELPPVTSRVRATNRWRRLRTDSGDVTSARPIVGGGCEQISAASLLDRTVKIRREAEERKVVWAWGLLNMSVGGMIYTDMTGKLISSYYNIAFWPLWYIELALVSLFSLNALFDFWMYFKYTMAPTTLVMTRRQQILLGMQNAAVQIIPAHELAAKKVPSSTPSPRVQGQTVLSYSPSRPFRASPKFTSGCISGYSPQRQALSSNSASYSSALTYSPSSSYSKLSSFSSSPTGSPYASSVGPVESTGLRSRCHFSPMRYNSRMSQDDEITDRKSLQKYLRSEEEKQRRLQLGTSCSSSPSSSPTFWNYSRSLVEQAQVLRKYQYQVAYMPQAPSAHKDEARLSSPLTAEEVWARVIVNRRQLDYLDSWTARFRSWINETILVPLVQEIESVSSQLRRTGYPEMQVGEASISNLKQAALVKAPVMPTLYAIMQYLDIAANQEYLFERIKELSQGGYMSSFRWNRGGDFKGRKWDADLPTDCAILMHIFCTYLDARLPPSPKYPDGKTFTAQHSVQTPDKPDITNENVFCIYQSNINPPHYELIYHRQVYNLPEGRNNMFHTLLMFLYIIKTKESGMLGRVNFGASGVNVLGVFGE